One genomic region from Apodemus sylvaticus chromosome 1, mApoSyl1.1, whole genome shotgun sequence encodes:
- the Znf583 gene encoding zinc finger protein 583 isoform X1, which translates to MNQNTFMSFQSLLTFEDVSVNFTQEEWQWLSDTQRDLYRKVTLENYSSLVSLGIPVYKPAVISLLEQGQDPWMVQKGARDPRPDWEHIVKGTECISKQDTLRESAKAPTKGRSHFRSSLDCPNLKEDRDSEHWFKDRLGGQEVHSHQFLISHKEVPEDEIDGCNPSWQAFRRDAILAMPQRSSTKERIDQSEPRKRTSRKKSVEMKPKKVQVEKKILKCTECEKVFNQSSSLTLHQRIHTGEKPYACVECGKAFSQSANLAQHKRIHTGEKPYECKECRKAFSQNAHLAQHQRVHTGEKPYQCKECKKAFSQIAHLTQHQRIHTGERPFECTDCGKAFSNGSFLAQHQRIHTGEKPYVCHVCGKAFSHRGYLIVHQRIHTGERPYECKECRKAFSQYAHLSQHQRVHTGEKPYECKVCRKAFSQIAYLDQHQRVHTGEKPYECKECRKAFSNSSSLAQHQRSHTGEKPYICKECRKTFSQNAGLAQHQRIHTGEKPYECTICGKAFSYSGSLTLHQRIHTGERPYECKDCRKSFRQRAHLAHHEKVHTMESFLSLSPSAPSLSSQLPRTLGFIS; encoded by the exons ATGAACCAGAATACATTTATGTCATTTCAGAGTTTGCTGACATTTGAGGACGTGTCTGTAAACTTCACTCAAGAGGAGTGGCAATGGCTGagtgacacacagagagacttgtACAGGAAGGTGACACTGGAGAACTATAGCAGCCTTGTGTCGCTGG GCATTCCTGTTTACAAACCAGCTGTGATCTCATTACTGGAACAAGGACAAGACCCCTGGATGGTGCAGAAGGGAGCAAGAGACCCCCGTCCTG ATTGGGAGCATATAGTCAAAGGCACTGAATGTATATCAAAGCAAGATACTCTTAGAGAATCTGCCaaagccccaacaaagggaagaagCCATTTTCGTTCCAGCCTTGACTGTCCCAATTTGAAAGAAGACCGTGACAGTGAACACTGGTTTAAGGACAGGTTGGGCGGTCAGGAGGTGCATTCCCATCAGTTTCTCATCAGTCATAAAGAAGTCCCTGAAGATGAAATTGATGGGTGTAACCCATCTTGGCAAGCCTTCCGTCGGGATGCAATACTAGCTATGCCACAGAGATCCTCTACCAAAGAAAGGATAGATCAGAGCGAGCCACGGAAGAGGACTTCCCGGAAAAAGTCTGTGGAAATGAAACCTAAGAAGGTCCaggtagaaaagaaaatcctgaagTGCACTGAATGTGAAAAAGTCTTTAACCAGAGCTCATCCCTCACTCTCCATCAGagaattcacactggagagaaaccctacgcATGCGTCGAATGCGGGAAAGCCTTCAGCCAAAGCGCAAACCTAGCGCAGCATAAGAGAATCCACACGGGGGAGAAGCCCTACGAGTGTAAGGAGTGCAGGAAGGCCTTCAGCCAGAACGCGCACCTTGCTCAGCATCAGAGAGTGCAcaccggagagaaaccttaccAGTGTAAAGAGTGTAAAAAGGCCTTCAGCCAGATCGCCCACCTGACTCAGCATCAGAGGATTCACACCGGAGAGCGGCCCTTTGAATGCACTGACTGTGGAAAAGCATTTAGTAATGGTTCGTTCCTGGCTCAGCATCAGAGGATTCATACGGGTGAGAAACCATACGTGTGCCACGtgtgtgggaaagcctttagtCACCGTGGCTACCTAATCGTGCATCAGAGAATCCACACAGGGGAGAGGCCCTACGAGTGTAAAGAGTGCAGGAAGGCCTTCAGCCAGTATGCACACCTTTCTCAACACCAGAGAGTGCAcaccggagagaaaccttacgaatGCAAAGTGTGTAGGAAAGCGTTCAGCCAGATCGCTTACCTTGACCAGCATCAGAGGGTTCACACTGGGGAGAAGCCCTACGAGTGTAAAGAGTGTAGGAAGGCCTTCAGCAACAGTTCGTCGCTTGCACAGCACCAGAGAAGtcacacaggagagaagccctacaTATGTAAGGAGTGTAGGAAGACATTCAGCCAAAATGCAGGCCTTGCACAACACCAGAGAatccatactggagagaaaccttacgaatGTACTATCTGCGGGAAGGCCTTCAGCTATAGCGGCTCCCTCACCCTGCATCAGAGAATCCATACGGGAGAGAGGCCCTATGAATGTAAAGATTGCAGGAAGTCGTTCAGGCAGCGAGCACACCTTGCTCACCATGAGAAAGTCCATACGATGGAGTCATTCTTGTCCCTGTCCCCTTCGGCACCCTCTCTGTCGAGCCAGTTGCCAAGAACTCTAGGGTTTATCTCCTAA
- the Znf583 gene encoding zinc finger protein 583 isoform X2: MSKSLLTFEDVSVNFTQEEWQWLSDTQRDLYRKVTLENYSSLVSLAGIPVYKPAVISLLEQGQDPWMVQKGARDPRPDWEHIVKGTECISKQDTLRESAKAPTKGRSHFRSSLDCPNLKEDRDSEHWFKDRLGGQEVHSHQFLISHKEVPEDEIDGCNPSWQAFRRDAILAMPQRSSTKERIDQSEPRKRTSRKKSVEMKPKKVQVEKKILKCTECEKVFNQSSSLTLHQRIHTGEKPYACVECGKAFSQSANLAQHKRIHTGEKPYECKECRKAFSQNAHLAQHQRVHTGEKPYQCKECKKAFSQIAHLTQHQRIHTGERPFECTDCGKAFSNGSFLAQHQRIHTGEKPYVCHVCGKAFSHRGYLIVHQRIHTGERPYECKECRKAFSQYAHLSQHQRVHTGEKPYECKVCRKAFSQIAYLDQHQRVHTGEKPYECKECRKAFSNSSSLAQHQRSHTGEKPYICKECRKTFSQNAGLAQHQRIHTGEKPYECTICGKAFSYSGSLTLHQRIHTGERPYECKDCRKSFRQRAHLAHHEKVHTMESFLSLSPSAPSLSSQLPRTLGFIS; this comes from the exons ATGTCCAAG AGTTTGCTGACATTTGAGGACGTGTCTGTAAACTTCACTCAAGAGGAGTGGCAATGGCTGagtgacacacagagagacttgtACAGGAAGGTGACACTGGAGAACTATAGCAGCCTTGTGTCGCTGG CAGGCATTCCTGTTTACAAACCAGCTGTGATCTCATTACTGGAACAAGGACAAGACCCCTGGATGGTGCAGAAGGGAGCAAGAGACCCCCGTCCTG ATTGGGAGCATATAGTCAAAGGCACTGAATGTATATCAAAGCAAGATACTCTTAGAGAATCTGCCaaagccccaacaaagggaagaagCCATTTTCGTTCCAGCCTTGACTGTCCCAATTTGAAAGAAGACCGTGACAGTGAACACTGGTTTAAGGACAGGTTGGGCGGTCAGGAGGTGCATTCCCATCAGTTTCTCATCAGTCATAAAGAAGTCCCTGAAGATGAAATTGATGGGTGTAACCCATCTTGGCAAGCCTTCCGTCGGGATGCAATACTAGCTATGCCACAGAGATCCTCTACCAAAGAAAGGATAGATCAGAGCGAGCCACGGAAGAGGACTTCCCGGAAAAAGTCTGTGGAAATGAAACCTAAGAAGGTCCaggtagaaaagaaaatcctgaagTGCACTGAATGTGAAAAAGTCTTTAACCAGAGCTCATCCCTCACTCTCCATCAGagaattcacactggagagaaaccctacgcATGCGTCGAATGCGGGAAAGCCTTCAGCCAAAGCGCAAACCTAGCGCAGCATAAGAGAATCCACACGGGGGAGAAGCCCTACGAGTGTAAGGAGTGCAGGAAGGCCTTCAGCCAGAACGCGCACCTTGCTCAGCATCAGAGAGTGCAcaccggagagaaaccttaccAGTGTAAAGAGTGTAAAAAGGCCTTCAGCCAGATCGCCCACCTGACTCAGCATCAGAGGATTCACACCGGAGAGCGGCCCTTTGAATGCACTGACTGTGGAAAAGCATTTAGTAATGGTTCGTTCCTGGCTCAGCATCAGAGGATTCATACGGGTGAGAAACCATACGTGTGCCACGtgtgtgggaaagcctttagtCACCGTGGCTACCTAATCGTGCATCAGAGAATCCACACAGGGGAGAGGCCCTACGAGTGTAAAGAGTGCAGGAAGGCCTTCAGCCAGTATGCACACCTTTCTCAACACCAGAGAGTGCAcaccggagagaaaccttacgaatGCAAAGTGTGTAGGAAAGCGTTCAGCCAGATCGCTTACCTTGACCAGCATCAGAGGGTTCACACTGGGGAGAAGCCCTACGAGTGTAAAGAGTGTAGGAAGGCCTTCAGCAACAGTTCGTCGCTTGCACAGCACCAGAGAAGtcacacaggagagaagccctacaTATGTAAGGAGTGTAGGAAGACATTCAGCCAAAATGCAGGCCTTGCACAACACCAGAGAatccatactggagagaaaccttacgaatGTACTATCTGCGGGAAGGCCTTCAGCTATAGCGGCTCCCTCACCCTGCATCAGAGAATCCATACGGGAGAGAGGCCCTATGAATGTAAAGATTGCAGGAAGTCGTTCAGGCAGCGAGCACACCTTGCTCACCATGAGAAAGTCCATACGATGGAGTCATTCTTGTCCCTGTCCCCTTCGGCACCCTCTCTGTCGAGCCAGTTGCCAAGAACTCTAGGGTTTATCTCCTAA